The following are encoded together in the Bubalus kerabau isolate K-KA32 ecotype Philippines breed swamp buffalo chromosome 3, PCC_UOA_SB_1v2, whole genome shotgun sequence genome:
- the LOC129645664 gene encoding protein C19orf12 homolog, with product MAAAPGNRVKNISDYSRSEAQVPVKNKVLQRSSKTVKPQRTPRGSRKNGAYMPSIDVAVEDIMRLLCSISEKRKIKAAFKYSWLGGLVTGTVTVVGGLVGGPPGIAIGGAVGGLLGAWMTSGQFKPVPQIIMELPADEQERLFINTIAILRNLSWTSVKQLTMLVMGSKTLQEQLVDMLNNYFIKELGSEMK from the exons ATGGCTGCCGCCCCTGGT AACAGAGTGAAGAACATCAGTGACTACTCTCGATCTGAAGCCCAGGTTCCTGTGAAAAATAAAGTCCTTCAAAGGAGTTCGAAGACCGTAAAACCCCAGAGGACCCCCAGAGGATCCCGAAAGAATGGGGCCTACATGCCTAGCATTGACGTAGCAGTGGAGGACATCATGAGGCTGCTGTGCTCCATCTCTGAGAAGAGGAAGATTAAGGCAGCCTTCAAGTACTCTTGGTTGGGTGGCCTAGTTACTGGGACTGTGACCGTTGTAGGTGGTTTGGTGGGCGGGCCACCAGGAATAGCCATTGGGGGAGCCGTCGGGGGTTTGTTAGGTGCATGGATGACGAGTGGACAGTTTAAGCCAGTTCCTCAGATCATCATGGAGCTACCGGCTGACGAACAGGAGAGGCTCTTTATCAATACCATTGCCATCCTTAGGAACCTGTCCTGGACAAGTGTCAAGCAGCTGACCATGCTGGTCATGGGCAGTAAGACCCTGCAGGAGCAGCTGGTGGATATGCTGAATAACTATTTCATCAAGGAGCTGGGATCAGAAATGAAGTAG
- the LOC129645663 gene encoding ubiquitin D-like isoform X2 → MATPHTASDDYPTITETSANSQEDSMSQTNAATLYYPQGSSRDPIVQVTVHSEKWRPMTFTAHLGDRVNKIKEHVQSKTKVPMPDQVLQLGSKTLKPQRTLSSYGIDKETTIYLTLKVVKPSDEELPLVLVEPGEEGQRHELHVRRSTSVTQVKEMIKMKTAIPPKNQIVNCNGKKLEDGKIMGDYGIKKGHLLFLTYPCIGGGHSVKEMVGEAKDWGWTGEED, encoded by the exons ATGGCCACCCCACACACCGCCTCT GATGATTATCCAACCATTACAGAGACCTCCGCTAACTCACAGGAAGACAGCATGAGTCAGACTAATGCCGCAACCCTGTAttacccacaaggctcctctcgaGATCCAATcgtccag GTGACTGTCCATTCTGAGAAATGGAGACCAATGACCTTCACTGCCCATCTGGGAGACAGAGTGAACAAGATCAAGGAACATGTCCAGTCTAAGACCAAGGTTCCCATGCCGGATCAGGTCCTGCAGCTGGGCTCGAAGACCCTAAAGCCGCAGAGAACTCTGTCATCGTATGGCATCGATAAGGAGACGACCATCTACCTCACCCTGAAGGTGGTGAAGCCCAGTGATGAGGAGCTGCCGTTGGTTTTGGTAGAGCCTGGTGAAGAGGGGCAGAGGCATGAGCTCCACGTGCGAAGGTCCACCTCAGTGACCCAAGTGAAGGAGATGATCAAGATGAAGACCGCTATACCCCCTAAGAATCAGATTGTGAACTGCAATGGAAAGAAACTGGAAGATGGGAAGATCATGGGAGATTATGGCATCAAAAAGGGCCATTTACTCTTCCTGACATACCCCTGCATTGGCGGGGGACACTCTGTGAAAGAAATGGTAGGAGAAGCAAAAGATTGGGGATGGACTGGGGAGGAAGACTAG
- the LOC129645663 gene encoding ubiquitin D-like isoform X1, whose translation MTFKVNLRQRTKEISEQVWYKTKVPMQDQVLQLGSKTLKSQRTLSSYGIDKETTIHFTLKVVKPTDEQLPLVLVEPGDEEQRHDLQVRRSSSVAQDDYPTITETSANSQEDSMSQTNAATLYYPQGSSRDPIVQVTVHSEKWRPMTFTAHLGDRVNKIKEHVQSKTKVPMPDQVLQLGSKTLKPQRTLSSYGIDKETTIYLTLKVVKPSDEELPLVLVEPGEEGQRHELHVRRSTSVTQVKEMIKMKTAIPPKNQIVNCNGKKLEDGKIMGDYGIKKGHLLFLTYPCIGGGHSVKEMVGEAKDWGWTGEED comes from the exons ATGACCTTCAAAGTCAACTTGAGACAAAGAACAAAGGAGATCAGTGAACAAGTGTGGTATAAGACCAAGGTTCCCATGCAGGACCAGGTCCTCCAGCTGGGCTCAAAGACCCTAAAGTCCCAGAGAACTCTGTCATCGTATGGCATCGACAAGGAGACAACCATCCACTTCACCCTGAAGGTGGTGAAGCCCACTGATGAGCAGCTGCCCTTGGTTTTGGTGGAGCCTGGTGATGAGGAGCAGAGGCACGACCTCCAGGTACGAAGGTCCAGCTCAGTGGCCCAG GATGATTATCCAACCATTACAGAGACCTCCGCTAACTCACAGGAAGACAGCATGAGTCAGACTAATGCCGCAACCCTGTAttacccacaaggctcctctcgaGATCCAATcgtccag GTGACTGTCCATTCTGAGAAATGGAGACCAATGACCTTCACTGCCCATCTGGGAGACAGAGTGAACAAGATCAAGGAACATGTCCAGTCTAAGACCAAGGTTCCCATGCCGGATCAGGTCCTGCAGCTGGGCTCGAAGACCCTAAAGCCGCAGAGAACTCTGTCATCGTATGGCATCGATAAGGAGACGACCATCTACCTCACCCTGAAGGTGGTGAAGCCCAGTGATGAGGAGCTGCCGTTGGTTTTGGTAGAGCCTGGTGAAGAGGGGCAGAGGCATGAGCTCCACGTGCGAAGGTCCACCTCAGTGACCCAAGTGAAGGAGATGATCAAGATGAAGACCGCTATACCCCCTAAGAATCAGATTGTGAACTGCAATGGAAAGAAACTGGAAGATGGGAAGATCATGGGAGATTATGGCATCAAAAAGGGCCATTTACTCTTCCTGACATACCCCTGCATTGGCGGGGGACACTCTGTGAAAGAAATGGTAGGAGAAGCAAAAGATTGGGGATGGACTGGGGAGGAAGACTAG
- the LOC129645663 gene encoding ubiquitin D-like isoform X3 has product MVTVHSEKWRPMTFTAHLGDRVNKIKEHVQSKTKVPMPDQVLQLGSKTLKPQRTLSSYGIDKETTIYLTLKVVKPSDEELPLVLVEPGEEGQRHELHVRRSTSVTQVKEMIKMKTAIPPKNQIVNCNGKKLEDGKIMGDYGIKKGHLLFLTYPCIGGGHSVKEMVGEAKDWGWTGEED; this is encoded by the exons ATG GTGACTGTCCATTCTGAGAAATGGAGACCAATGACCTTCACTGCCCATCTGGGAGACAGAGTGAACAAGATCAAGGAACATGTCCAGTCTAAGACCAAGGTTCCCATGCCGGATCAGGTCCTGCAGCTGGGCTCGAAGACCCTAAAGCCGCAGAGAACTCTGTCATCGTATGGCATCGATAAGGAGACGACCATCTACCTCACCCTGAAGGTGGTGAAGCCCAGTGATGAGGAGCTGCCGTTGGTTTTGGTAGAGCCTGGTGAAGAGGGGCAGAGGCATGAGCTCCACGTGCGAAGGTCCACCTCAGTGACCCAAGTGAAGGAGATGATCAAGATGAAGACCGCTATACCCCCTAAGAATCAGATTGTGAACTGCAATGGAAAGAAACTGGAAGATGGGAAGATCATGGGAGATTATGGCATCAAAAAGGGCCATTTACTCTTCCTGACATACCCCTGCATTGGCGGGGGACACTCTGTGAAAGAAATGGTAGGAGAAGCAAAAGATTGGGGATGGACTGGGGAGGAAGACTAG